TGCACCAGAAGTGGATGCTGGAGCGCCTGCGCGAGGCCATGACGCCCCCGGGCGGCCCCGGCCCCGGGCCGCTCTCCCGGGAGGAGTTCGAGACCATGGCCCGCGCCCTGAAGGATGAGGGGCTTCTGGCGAACCCCGTGCGCTACGAGGACTTCCGTGTCCCGGCCCCCTAGCGTGACGCCCTCGCGGGGCCTGGCCTTCCGGCTCTCCCTGGTGATCCTGGCCTGCACCACGGCCATCTTCGGGGCGGCCTTCGCCTGGTACCACACCGCGTCCAAGGAGGCCCTGGTGCGCCAGGCCCGGGAGGACGCGGGCAACCTGACCCTGGCGAGCACCCGCAAGATCGAATCCGTCCTGGCCTCGGTGGAGGAGATCCCGGGCCTGCTGGCCTACGGCTACGGCAAGGCCAGGCCCACCCGGCAGGCAATCCGGCAGGACCTCACGGGCTTCATCGTCTACAACCCGGCGGTCTACGGGGCCTGCGTGGCCTATGCGCCCGGGGCCTACGAGCCGGGGCTGCGCCGGTTCGCGCCCTACGCCTACAAGGTGGAGGGCGTGCCCGTGGTCAAGGAGCTGGAGGGGGACGGCTACCCCCTGGCCGACTGGTTCCTCATTCCCAAGGAACTGGGCCGCCCCCTGTGGAGCGAGCCCTACTTCGACGAGGGCGGCGGTGGCATCGTCATGAGCACCTACGGCGTGCCCTTCCACTCCGTGGAGGACGGCCGCCGGGCCTTCAAGGGCGTGGTCACGGCGGACGTGTCCCTGGAGTGGCTGCGCGAGCTGCTCTCGGGCATCACGGTGTACCGCTCGGGCTACGCCTTCCTGCTCTCGCGCAACGGGGTGTTCCTCACGCACCCGGACGCCTCCTACGTGATGCGCGAGTCGGTGTTCAGCCTGGCGGAGCAGGCGGGCAGCCAGGAGCTGCGCCGCATCGGCCAGGAGATGATCCGGGGCGGAACGGGCTTCGTGCGCCTGCCGGAGTTCGTGCTGGGCCGCCCGGCCTGGCTCTCCTACGCGCCCGTGATGAAGACCGGGTGGTCCATGGGCCTGGTGATCCCCGAGGGCGAGCTCTTCGCCGACCTGGAGCGCCTGGGTCGGCAGGTGCTGGGCATCGGCCTGGGCGGGTTCGCGCTGCTCTTCGCGGTGGTCGTGGTGGTGTCCACGTCCATCACGCGGCCCCTGAAGACCCTGGCCGGGCGCACCGCCGAGATCGCCCGGGGCAACCTGGACATCCCCGTGCCCCAGCCCGCCACGGGGGACGAGGTGGGCCAGCTGGCGCGCTCCTTCGAGGAGATGCGCCTGGCCCTGCGCGAGTACATCGCCAACCTCACCGAGACCACCAAGGCCAAGGAGCGCATGGAGTCCGAGCTGAAGATCGCCCGGACCATCCAGATGAGTTTCCTGCCCAAGCGCTTCCCGCCCTTCCCGGAGATCGAGGCCTTCGAGCTGCACGCCGCGCTGGAGCCCGCCCTGGAGGTGGGCGGCGACCTCTTCGACTTCTTCATGCTGGAGGACGGCAGGCTCCTCTTCCTGGTGGGCGACGTGTCCGGCAAGGGCGTGCCCGCCGCGCTCTTCATGGCCGTGACCAAGACGCTCATCAAAGGCATCGCCGAGGTGGAGCACTCCCCGGCCGCCATCCTGGACCGCGTGAACCGCGAGCTTCTGGTGGACAACGAGTCCATGCTCTTCGTGACCATGTTCCTGGGCATCCTGGACCACCAGACGGGCGAGCTGGTCTATTCCAACGCCGGGCACAACCCCCCGGCGCTGATGGGCGGGGGCGCGGCCTCCTGGCTGCCCCTGCCCAAGGGCCTCTTCCTGGGCGTGATGGACGTGGCCGTCTACAAGGACATGAGCGTGCGCCTGGCGCCAGGCCAGTGCCTGCTGGTGACCACCGACGGCGTGAACGAGGCCGTGGACGAGGCGCGGGCCTTCTACACCTCCGAGCGGCTCCTGGAGACGGCGGCCGCCCTCTCCGGGCGCGGGGCGCGCGAGGTCTGCGAAGGCGTGACGTCCTCGGTGCGGGCCTTCCAGGGCCGGGCGGCGCAGGCCGACGACATCACCGTGCTGGCCCTGGTCTACAGGGGGGCGGCGCGAGGAGAGCGTTGATGTGGAACAGGTGATTTTCGTGGAGGGCGGCTGGGAGCTTCTGGAGCGCACGGCCGCCCTGTGGGAGCGGCTCAACGCCCACCACGCGCGGGTGAACCCGGATTTCGAAGCGCTCTTCGCCGGGCGGGACTTCGCCTGGCGTCTGGCCAAGTGGCGCGCCGCCTCGGGTGGCGGCCTGCGTGCCTGGCTTGCCCTGGCCGGGGACGATCCCGTGGGATTCGCCGTGGCGGCCGTCGACGCGGCGGGGGCGGGCGAGCTGGCCACGCTCTTCGTGGAGGAGGCCTGGCGCGGCCGCGGCCTCGGGCGCGAGTTGGCGGAGCGGTGCCTCGCCTGGCTGGAGGGCCGCAGCGTTGGCAATGTCTCCCTGGAGGTGGTGGGGGGCAACGCGGGGGCCGTGGCCTTCTACGAGACGCTGGGCTTCAGGGTGCGCAAGCTGCGCATGGAGCGCGTGGCCCAGGCGGGATCGCCGCCACACGGCGTGGATGACAACTAGCTGAAATCAGAGAAAGAAGATCGTCGCTTATCGATGCGTTGTCGGTTGCTTGAGGTCCAGGTACATCTCCGCCACGTCGTCGTCGGTGTTGCGCCACACGTCGAAGCCCACCTTTTCGGCCAGCCCCTGCATGCCCTTGTTCTCCAGGAGCGCCTGGCCCTTGATGACCCCGGTGCCGCGCTCGCGGCAGTAGCGGATGATCTTCTCCATGAGCATCCGTCCCAGGCCCAGGCCCTTCTGGTCCGAGCGCACGATGATGGCGAACTCGGCGGCGGAGTTGTCGGGCTTGGCGGAGGCGCGCACCACGCCCAGCGTCTCGGCCTGGCCCTCGTCTCCCGGAGAGGAGGCGATGAAGGCCATCTCGCGTTCGTAGTCGATCTGGGTGAGCCGGGCCATCTCCATGTGGGAGAGTTCGCGCACCACGCCGAAGAAGCGGAAGCGCAGGTCCTCCGGGGAGAGGTGCTTGAAGAATTCGTAGTGGGCGGGCTCGTCCTCGGGCCGGATGGGGCGGATGAGCGCCTTGCGGCCGTTCTTCAGCGTGACTTCCTCTTCGAGCTCCTTGGGGTAGGGGCGGATGGCCAGGCGGTCCTGCCCGGAGGCCATCACCTCGGCCACGCGGATGCGCGCGCCCAGCACCGCCACGCCCTGGGAGTCGGCGAAGAGGGGGTTCACGTCGATTTCCTGGATCTGCGGGATGTCGATGATCAGCTGGGCCACCTGGATGATGGTCAGGCAGATGGCGTCCAGGTCCGCCGGGGGGCGTCCGCCCAGTCCGCGCAGGAAGGCGGCCACGCGGGTGCGGCTGATGAGGTCGCGCGCGAGGCTCATGTTCAGGGGCGGCAGGGCGATGGCCTTGTCCTGGGAGAGCTTGGCGGCCAGTCCGCCCTGGCCGAAGCGGATGTAGGGGCCGAACACGGGGTCCACCATGGCCTGCACCAGGAGTTCCTGCGCGCCACGGCGGCCCATCTTCTGCACGATGTAGCCCTTGATGGAGGCCCCCAGCTCCAGCTTGCGCGCCCGGACCTTGATGGCCTGGGCGGCCTGGCGCAGTTCGGCCTCGTCCTCGATGTCGAGCACCACGCCGCCCACGTCGAAGGGCTGGGGGATCTCGGGGGAGACGATCTTCAGGGCCACGGGGAACCCGAGGTCGCGCGCGGCCTCCACCACTTCCTCGGTGGTCCCGGCCAGGCGCGAGGAGATCACGGGCACGCCGTAGGAGGCCAGCACCACCTTGGCCTCGGGCTCGGTGAGTTCCGAGCGGCCGTCTTCGAGCACGGCCTGGATCACACCCTGGGAGGCCTCGGTGTCCGGGGTGAACCCGGCCGGGATGGAGGGCGGCATCTCCATGAGCAGTTCCTGGGTGCGGCGGTGGTTGGCCAGGTCCAGGAAGGCGCGCACGGCGGTGTCCGGCGTGGCGTAGGAGGGGATGCCCGCCTTGGCGAACAGGGTGCGCGCGCCTTCGGCCACGCCGTGCCCCAGCCAGCAGGTGAACACCGGGCGCTGGCTCTTGGACGAGGCCTGGATCACGGCCTGGGCCGCCTCTTCGCCCGCCACGGCCGCGAAGGGCACGTGGAGCACCATGACGGCGTTGGACTCCTTGTCCTTGAGCAGGAGCGCGAGCACCTCGCGGTAGAGTTCCGGCGAGGCCGTGAGCCCCATGTCCACGATGCCGTCG
The genomic region above belongs to Fundidesulfovibrio magnetotacticus and contains:
- a CDS encoding GNAT family N-acetyltransferase, which produces MEQVIFVEGGWELLERTAALWERLNAHHARVNPDFEALFAGRDFAWRLAKWRAASGGGLRAWLALAGDDPVGFAVAAVDAAGAGELATLFVEEAWRGRGLGRELAERCLAWLEGRSVGNVSLEVVGGNAGAVAFYETLGFRVRKLRMERVAQAGSPPHGVDDN
- a CDS encoding SpoIIE family protein phosphatase translates to MSRPPSVTPSRGLAFRLSLVILACTTAIFGAAFAWYHTASKEALVRQAREDAGNLTLASTRKIESVLASVEEIPGLLAYGYGKARPTRQAIRQDLTGFIVYNPAVYGACVAYAPGAYEPGLRRFAPYAYKVEGVPVVKELEGDGYPLADWFLIPKELGRPLWSEPYFDEGGGGIVMSTYGVPFHSVEDGRRAFKGVVTADVSLEWLRELLSGITVYRSGYAFLLSRNGVFLTHPDASYVMRESVFSLAEQAGSQELRRIGQEMIRGGTGFVRLPEFVLGRPAWLSYAPVMKTGWSMGLVIPEGELFADLERLGRQVLGIGLGGFALLFAVVVVVSTSITRPLKTLAGRTAEIARGNLDIPVPQPATGDEVGQLARSFEEMRLALREYIANLTETTKAKERMESELKIARTIQMSFLPKRFPPFPEIEAFELHAALEPALEVGGDLFDFFMLEDGRLLFLVGDVSGKGVPAALFMAVTKTLIKGIAEVEHSPAAILDRVNRELLVDNESMLFVTMFLGILDHQTGELVYSNAGHNPPALMGGGAASWLPLPKGLFLGVMDVAVYKDMSVRLAPGQCLLVTTDGVNEAVDEARAFYTSERLLETAAALSGRGAREVCEGVTSSVRAFQGRAAQADDITVLALVYRGAARGER
- a CDS encoding bifunctional acetate--CoA ligase family protein/GNAT family N-acetyltransferase codes for the protein MSVANLDGLFKPNSVAVIGANNEPGHVGRVVMENLLAGKFLGPVMPLSTTEDVILGEPAYKGVDTLPLTPDLAVLCIPPQEAPDYIYRLGRRGVKAAVALCPGYARLDPGDKWEVQEKMLAAAEDEGIRILGPSGLGLIIPAIGLNASLVKADPPKGRIAFISQSASLFTGVLDWARGHGVGFSYVVSLGDRLDLKYHDLLDYLTSDPNTRSILLYLESVSDARKFLSAARAAARNKPVLVVKPGRRRGPGGESLAKPGQGLDEVYNEAFRRAGMLRVFEIDALFDAAQTLSKSQQLRGDRLVILTNGGSVGVMSADTLVERGGKLAMPAPETARALRELIGPNWLRDGIVDMGLTASPELYREVLALLLKDKESNAVMVLHVPFAAVAGEEAAQAVIQASSKSQRPVFTCWLGHGVAEGARTLFAKAGIPSYATPDTAVRAFLDLANHRRTQELLMEMPPSIPAGFTPDTEASQGVIQAVLEDGRSELTEPEAKVVLASYGVPVISSRLAGTTEEVVEAARDLGFPVALKIVSPEIPQPFDVGGVVLDIEDEAELRQAAQAIKVRARKLELGASIKGYIVQKMGRRGAQELLVQAMVDPVFGPYIRFGQGGLAAKLSQDKAIALPPLNMSLARDLISRTRVAAFLRGLGGRPPADLDAICLTIIQVAQLIIDIPQIQEIDVNPLFADSQGVAVLGARIRVAEVMASGQDRLAIRPYPKELEEEVTLKNGRKALIRPIRPEDEPAHYEFFKHLSPEDLRFRFFGVVRELSHMEMARLTQIDYEREMAFIASSPGDEGQAETLGVVRASAKPDNSAAEFAIIVRSDQKGLGLGRMLMEKIIRYCRERGTGVIKGQALLENKGMQGLAEKVGFDVWRNTDDDVAEMYLDLKQPTTHR